A single region of the Marinobacter salinisoli genome encodes:
- a CDS encoding GlcG/HbpS family heme-binding protein translates to MKNKALKVILLTASVALSPGAIAQESDQPLLVEIRRMSMDVALAIAKTAIDHCREQGVQVAVTVVDRGGHPQVVLRDVLAMDLALDVSFRKAYTAMTFTSATSALEDRFTGPFSVGKLDKVLLSAGGMPVQASGETIGGVGVSGAPSGQIDESCAQAGVAAVEMDLEMAPF, encoded by the coding sequence ATGAAGAACAAAGCACTGAAAGTGATCCTGCTCACTGCTTCCGTGGCACTGTCGCCTGGTGCCATAGCTCAGGAGTCCGACCAGCCTTTGCTGGTTGAAATACGGCGAATGTCGATGGATGTAGCCCTGGCCATCGCCAAAACCGCGATTGATCACTGCCGGGAGCAAGGCGTTCAGGTTGCCGTAACCGTGGTGGACCGTGGCGGCCACCCCCAGGTTGTCCTGCGAGATGTGCTGGCCATGGACCTGGCACTGGATGTCAGCTTTCGGAAAGCCTATACGGCAATGACGTTCACCAGTGCCACCTCGGCACTGGAAGATCGGTTCACCGGTCCGTTCTCGGTCGGCAAGCTCGACAAGGTGTTGCTGTCGGCAGGGGGCATGCCGGTGCAGGCCAGTGGCGAAACCATTGGCGGTGTGGGTGTCAGTGGGGCGCCGTCCGGGCAGATCGATGAGAGCTGCGCTCAGGCCGGTGTGGCCGCGGTGGAAATGGACCTGGAAATGGCACCGTTCTGA
- a CDS encoding DNA/RNA non-specific endonuclease has product MNDPFQMQPELRYGAPVCDEILTGRHFTIGYSYYFRQAKWTLEIINRNEYLLTETERFDNFRADTRVPTRFRAGLSAYKGSGYDRGHLVASANQDIQEIQNSETFLLSNMSPQQPGFNRHIWRRLEFAIRDLNNRDDILETYVLTAPVFYFGIPIETIGSADDDYGIYIPVPHGFIKSVLAEDRRGKLSLWTFEMKNESLQGGLGEYLVSTYDAEQMIGGRFWDRVSGEDLHQQKKKPRPMW; this is encoded by the coding sequence ATGAATGATCCTTTCCAAATGCAACCAGAATTGCGTTACGGCGCGCCGGTGTGCGACGAGATACTAACCGGCCGGCACTTCACCATTGGTTACTCCTATTATTTTCGCCAAGCCAAGTGGACGCTGGAAATCATCAATAGAAACGAGTATCTGCTGACCGAGACGGAACGATTCGACAACTTCAGGGCGGATACCCGGGTGCCGACCCGGTTCCGGGCAGGGCTGAGTGCCTATAAAGGTAGCGGCTATGATCGCGGGCACCTGGTGGCCAGTGCGAATCAGGATATTCAGGAGATTCAGAACAGCGAAACCTTCCTGTTATCCAATATGTCTCCCCAACAGCCAGGATTTAACCGGCATATTTGGCGGCGACTTGAATTTGCCATTCGGGATCTGAATAACCGCGATGACATTCTCGAAACCTACGTGCTGACCGCGCCGGTGTTCTATTTTGGTATCCCCATCGAAACCATCGGCTCGGCGGATGATGACTACGGCATTTATATCCCGGTGCCGCATGGTTTTATCAAAAGCGTTCTCGCTGAAGACCGGCGCGGGAAACTCTCGCTCTGGACGTTTGAGATGAAGAACGAATCGCTGCAGGGTGGCCTGGGCGAGTACCTGGTCAGCACCTACGACGCGGAGCAGATGATCGGAGGGCGGTTCTGGGATCGGGTAAGTGGTGAGGATTTGCACCAGCAAAAGAAAAAACCCCGCCCGATGTGGTAG
- the dsbG gene encoding thiol:disulfide interchange protein DsbG produces MTPKWLLIVILNASLWPSLAFGQYPDALQVFIAEGFKAEASFDAGAGVQGFVGRKDGRPVTLYLLPDKEHVIIGDMFDGFGRNLSAEHVRTWLPAPDLSHAWKKLEAASWVAEGPPEANRIVYAFTDPNCGYCLVLRQKARDYLSRGIQLRHIMVGIIQPSSLAKSAGVISASDPVSQLDFHETEYPDSWLVSDDNIPGDIRERILANHRLMEELGASVTPTVFYRDQNGVVQRIDGLPDDSALAEAVFRGETAEE; encoded by the coding sequence ATGACACCAAAGTGGCTTTTAATCGTAATCCTGAATGCCTCTCTGTGGCCTTCACTCGCTTTCGGGCAATACCCGGACGCGCTTCAGGTGTTCATTGCCGAAGGCTTTAAAGCGGAAGCCAGTTTTGATGCCGGCGCAGGGGTGCAGGGGTTTGTGGGGCGTAAAGACGGCCGCCCGGTGACCTTGTATCTGCTACCGGACAAAGAACATGTCATCATTGGCGACATGTTCGATGGATTTGGACGAAACCTGAGCGCAGAGCACGTGCGCACCTGGCTGCCGGCCCCGGATCTGAGTCACGCCTGGAAAAAACTGGAGGCGGCGAGCTGGGTTGCCGAGGGACCCCCGGAAGCAAACCGAATTGTCTATGCCTTCACCGATCCCAACTGCGGATACTGCCTGGTTCTGCGCCAGAAGGCTCGGGACTATTTGAGCCGCGGGATTCAGCTTCGGCACATCATGGTTGGCATTATCCAGCCCTCCAGTCTGGCCAAGTCGGCGGGCGTGATCAGTGCCAGTGATCCGGTCAGCCAGCTGGATTTTCATGAAACCGAGTACCCGGATTCGTGGCTGGTGTCGGACGACAACATACCGGGGGACATTCGCGAACGCATCCTGGCGAACCATCGGTTAATGGAAGAACTCGGCGCCTCCGTTACGCCGACCGTGTTCTATCGCGACCAAAACGGTGTGGTCCAGCGAATCGATGGATTGCCGGATGACTCAGCGCTTGCCGAAGCGGTATTTCGTGGCGAAACAGCGGAGGAATAA
- a CDS encoding MBL fold metallo-hydrolase → MLLKRFATLAGLALTAAAALAQPIPEQLELVKVTDRVYSAIGATAPGTYENHGHNNNLSVVVGSEGVVVFNGGDNYKLAESFHNAIKRITDQPVTYVANENAQGHSMLGNSYWRDQGVPIIAQDHAVEEFSAHGEAKLARMKVRSKDKAEGTYVAVPDISFTDRYELDIGDLTVQLLYFGAGHAPGDIALWVPEEQLLITGDLGFHQRLLAVFEDTDVGAWIESFDKMTRQLAPAIVIPGHGEPTTIDVVEKETRGYLVFLRDSVSRILEQGGGLDDAYNLDQSQWSYLDTFEELAAKNAGRVYQDLEFDFF, encoded by the coding sequence ATGTTGCTGAAACGTTTTGCCACACTTGCTGGCCTGGCGCTGACTGCAGCGGCCGCGTTGGCCCAGCCGATTCCTGAGCAGCTGGAGCTCGTCAAGGTCACCGACCGGGTGTATTCCGCTATCGGCGCGACCGCGCCCGGAACCTACGAGAACCACGGCCATAATAACAACCTCAGTGTTGTTGTCGGTTCGGAGGGCGTGGTCGTCTTCAACGGCGGTGATAACTACAAACTTGCAGAATCCTTCCATAACGCGATCAAGCGCATTACCGACCAACCGGTGACGTACGTGGCCAACGAAAACGCCCAGGGGCATTCCATGCTGGGAAATAGCTACTGGCGCGACCAGGGTGTGCCGATCATTGCGCAGGATCACGCGGTTGAGGAGTTCTCTGCCCACGGCGAGGCCAAGCTGGCCAGGATGAAGGTTCGAAGCAAAGATAAGGCGGAAGGCACATACGTAGCTGTGCCTGACATCAGCTTTACCGACCGTTATGAGCTGGATATCGGCGATCTTACCGTTCAGCTTCTCTATTTTGGCGCAGGTCACGCCCCCGGCGACATCGCCCTTTGGGTACCCGAAGAACAGCTGCTGATTACCGGCGATCTGGGGTTTCATCAACGTTTGCTGGCGGTGTTTGAGGATACCGACGTCGGTGCGTGGATCGAGTCGTTCGACAAAATGACCCGGCAACTCGCTCCGGCGATCGTCATTCCGGGGCACGGCGAGCCAACCACGATCGATGTCGTCGAAAAAGAGACCCGCGGCTATCTGGTGTTTCTCCGGGATTCGGTGAGTCGGATTCTCGAGCAGGGCGGTGGGCTGGATGACGCCTACAATCTTGATCAGTCCCAGTGGTCGTACCTGGATACGTTTGAAGAGCTGGCGGCCAAGAATGCAGGGCGCGTGTATCAGGATCTGGAATTCGACTTCTTTTAG
- a CDS encoding DUF2914 domain-containing protein, with translation MKDTQPQAHDYSILDRPGQLPEPEEPQEMVVYYWGRIFFALTILAILASVIAWGVLRFTATDETTVTEAQSPEVKTEALKPSEQPDGPVFIDELEPTAAGEAPSSTTISSPETFAPATAAMDIELPDTAPPKESAAPASHDAGSVNAAPTNAQAVEPEPENEPTSPIQIFSDNLTRAQLSSGLEEKEPIDQLTATIDMEADGLIRVFLFTEVRQMINKKHFHDWYLQDERVARVEITPFVDPMRASSAKFIDRHMLGDWRVEIVTEEGERLAVGQFTVQ, from the coding sequence GTGAAAGACACACAACCCCAGGCGCACGATTATTCAATTCTTGACCGGCCCGGCCAACTTCCCGAACCCGAAGAACCTCAGGAAATGGTTGTGTACTACTGGGGGAGGATATTCTTTGCGCTCACAATCCTTGCAATATTGGCAAGCGTCATCGCCTGGGGAGTGCTGCGCTTTACAGCGACGGATGAAACGACAGTAACGGAAGCACAAAGCCCGGAGGTAAAGACTGAGGCGTTAAAACCCTCGGAACAACCCGACGGCCCCGTTTTTATCGACGAACTGGAACCCACAGCGGCCGGAGAAGCTCCCTCCTCAACAACAATTTCCAGCCCGGAAACCTTCGCCCCGGCGACTGCAGCGATGGACATTGAACTACCAGATACCGCACCGCCGAAAGAATCGGCTGCTCCAGCCTCCCACGACGCCGGATCAGTGAACGCAGCGCCCACCAACGCGCAAGCCGTGGAACCGGAGCCCGAAAACGAACCGACCTCACCCATTCAGATCTTTTCCGACAACCTCACCCGCGCCCAACTCAGTTCGGGACTCGAAGAGAAAGAGCCCATCGACCAACTTACAGCAACCATCGACATGGAGGCAGACGGACTGATTCGCGTCTTTCTGTTCACCGAAGTGCGGCAAATGATAAACAAAAAGCACTTTCACGACTGGTACCTGCAGGATGAGCGCGTGGCAAGGGTTGAGATCACACCCTTTGTTGACCCGATGCGCGCATCCTCGGCCAAATTTATCGACCGTCACATGCTGGGAGATTGGCGGGTTGAAATCGTGACCGAAGAAGGTGAGCGCCTGGCTGTTGGCCAATTCACGGTTCAGTAA
- a CDS encoding AAA family ATPase has protein sequence MKRTTPPELWVLVGGNGSGKSTFYRQFLAKHGLPLVNADQIAARFFPDNPEANSYEAALLAARERDRILTCGQSFCYETVFSHPSKVDFIAKAKAHGYVIKVFAFHVEHADLNLARISQRIREGGHSVPEDKVRSRIPRTLKHIQAATPLCDEVYLFDNSSAEHPYQLVAAYRTHRWDQITPTLPAWASTLVET, from the coding sequence TTGAAAAGGACGACGCCGCCTGAACTGTGGGTACTGGTTGGCGGGAATGGATCCGGCAAATCGACGTTCTACCGTCAGTTCCTGGCCAAACACGGCTTGCCTCTGGTGAATGCCGATCAGATCGCGGCCCGTTTTTTTCCAGACAATCCGGAGGCGAACAGTTATGAAGCCGCGCTATTGGCGGCGCGCGAGCGAGATCGCATTCTCACCTGCGGCCAATCGTTCTGCTACGAGACGGTCTTCTCCCACCCGTCAAAGGTCGACTTCATCGCCAAGGCAAAAGCCCATGGCTACGTCATCAAGGTGTTCGCGTTTCATGTCGAACATGCCGATCTTAATCTTGCGCGAATCAGTCAACGCATCCGCGAAGGCGGCCATTCCGTTCCCGAAGACAAAGTCCGCAGCCGGATTCCGAGGACCCTGAAGCACATCCAGGCCGCAACTCCACTGTGCGATGAGGTGTATTTATTCGATAACTCCAGCGCCGAACACCCCTACCAACTGGTTGCCGCGTATCGCACCCATCGCTGGGATCAAATCACACCAACGCTGCCAGCCTGGGCCAGCACCCTGGTGGAGACCTGA
- a CDS encoding DsrE family protein: MPVNKGVTGLVLGLAILMAGLGTGVQGEPLNEDKPFAEQFLLLQLSDDQPEKQNMVLSVAANLLQHYGPDSIDIEITTFGPGVALLVNGNSRTELISSLMAQGVRFSVCMNTVETIERSTGRAPDLHPDSVRVQVGVAHILDQVKKGYVLVRP, translated from the coding sequence ATGCCGGTTAACAAAGGGGTGACGGGACTGGTCCTCGGATTGGCCATCCTGATGGCTGGCCTGGGTACCGGTGTGCAGGGGGAGCCCCTGAACGAGGATAAGCCGTTTGCGGAACAGTTCCTCCTGCTTCAGCTCAGTGATGATCAGCCCGAGAAACAGAACATGGTGCTCAGCGTGGCGGCCAACCTGTTGCAGCACTACGGGCCCGACAGCATCGACATTGAAATCACCACTTTTGGCCCGGGTGTGGCGTTGCTGGTAAATGGCAATAGCCGTACCGAACTGATCAGCAGCCTGATGGCGCAGGGGGTGCGGTTCAGTGTGTGCATGAATACGGTTGAAACCATCGAGCGCAGTACCGGGCGCGCGCCGGATCTGCACCCGGATAGCGTGCGCGTTCAGGTGGGCGTTGCCCACATCCTCGATCAGGTTAAAAAAGGCTACGTGCTGGTTCGCCCGTAG
- a CDS encoding BamA/TamA family outer membrane protein, which yields MSMKGLTSSQPSRALITGSALCFVLLAIPATVAAQTPGAASKEQAQEEESPWLLVPTVSSDPKVGTTLGALGGYVTRLDEQSTPSMLLLSGKYSNTDSWTGALFGQMFFDSNRQRLTVGYVQGLIRNDYDDFLGSGQPAQTTDNLNALAVRYMRSAGSHWYLGVQALSSNYSIGADQLLEGILEKIGLTGFDSNGLGLIAEYDARDHPRNPASGTLFRVSNIAYRQTFGGDESFDVYNIQYNDYRTLSLENTVVATQLSGRATHNAPVGGYSSVNLRGYVRGQSLAPHFTSVQTDARIPLGPRWGASAFAGVGCLYENPGDCGDSESLYPMAGGGAIFLIKKDAGLVLRAEYAQGKSGNSGFYLALGHPF from the coding sequence ATGAGCATGAAAGGCCTGACTTCCTCTCAGCCGTCGCGTGCATTAATCACCGGTTCCGCTCTCTGTTTCGTCCTTCTCGCCATCCCCGCGACGGTCGCCGCGCAAACCCCGGGTGCGGCGAGCAAAGAGCAGGCTCAGGAGGAGGAATCACCCTGGCTGCTGGTCCCGACAGTAAGCAGCGATCCCAAGGTGGGTACCACGCTGGGTGCCCTCGGTGGTTACGTTACCCGGCTGGATGAGCAGTCTACCCCGTCCATGCTCCTGTTGAGCGGCAAGTACAGCAACACCGACTCCTGGACGGGCGCCCTGTTTGGCCAGATGTTCTTTGATAGCAATCGCCAGCGCCTGACCGTCGGGTACGTCCAGGGGTTGATACGTAATGACTATGATGACTTTCTCGGATCCGGCCAGCCCGCCCAGACCACCGACAACCTCAATGCCCTGGCGGTGCGTTACATGCGCAGTGCTGGTAGCCACTGGTACCTTGGGGTTCAGGCGCTTTCCTCGAACTACTCGATCGGGGCCGATCAGCTGTTGGAGGGCATCCTTGAGAAAATCGGGCTCACCGGCTTTGACTCCAACGGTCTGGGCCTGATCGCTGAGTACGATGCTCGCGACCATCCACGCAATCCGGCCAGCGGCACTCTGTTTCGGGTCAGCAATATCGCCTACCGGCAGACGTTTGGCGGTGACGAGTCCTTTGATGTCTATAACATCCAGTATAACGATTACCGCACACTGAGCCTGGAGAACACGGTGGTGGCGACTCAGCTGTCCGGTCGCGCCACCCATAACGCACCGGTGGGCGGCTATTCATCAGTCAACCTTCGCGGCTATGTGCGCGGGCAGTCGTTAGCACCCCATTTTACCAGCGTTCAAACCGACGCGCGGATTCCTCTTGGGCCGCGCTGGGGCGCCAGTGCTTTTGCCGGAGTGGGATGTCTGTACGAAAATCCGGGCGACTGTGGCGACAGTGAGAGCCTCTATCCCATGGCAGGGGGAGGCGCTATTTTCCTGATCAAGAAAGACGCGGGGTTGGTGCTGCGGGCTGAGTACGCGCAGGGCAAAAGCGGCAATTCCGGGTTCTACCTGGCGCTGGGTCACCCGTTCTGA